The DNA sequence cacacacacacatacacgcatgcaggcacaaacgcacgcatgcactcacgcacatacagtacacacatgcatccccacacacacacgcacacacacacatgcacagttacaaaaatgcacagaaacacacacacacagacatacttacttattcatttggctgatgctttttaccaaaaacagaaacacacacagacacacagacacacacataaaacacacacacacacacacacacacacacacacacacacacacacacacactcagagcactGTCTCCATCCTCTAAAGTTAAACTATTTTACCAGCCTTGGCATGTCTGCCAGACACAGTCCAGTTTAAGCATTTCAGGCCGCCCCTGAGTCATGCattccatgacacacacacacacacacacacacacacacaaacacacacacacttggacacacactcctctgaggACAGAGGTTATCTCCACAAGCTACACCCCCCTCCTGATAATAAGGTGGGAAAAGGTCATCACACTAaagatgtgtgttatgtgtgtgtgtgtgtgtttttgtgtgtgtgtgtgcgtgtgggtgggtacgcgtctgcatgtgtgtatgtgtgtatgtgtgtgtgtgtgtatgcatgtatgtgtttgtctgaatgagagtttgtgtgtgtgtgtgtgtgtgtgtgtgtgtgtgtgtgtgtgtgtgtgtacgtgtgggtgggtgtgtgtgggtgtgtgtgtgtctgcatgtgtgtatgtgtgtgtgtgtgtgtgcatgtttgtgtgggtgtgtctgcattgtgtatgtgtgtgtgtgtgtgtgtgtgtgtgcatgtttgtgtgtgtgtcactgtgggAATGCCCCTGTTGTCACTTTTGATCTGTTGATTGGTCCACAAATTGACCAATCAATGCGCCTAGAGGATTCATCTGCAGCCGTCTGGTTAGgactgtccaaacacacacacacacacacacatacaggtacacacacacacacacacacacacgcacacatacaggtacagacacacacacacacacgcacacacacacacacacacacacacacacaggtacacacacacacacacatgcaggcagacacatacaagcacaccaGATTTATTCAGACCAGTGGTcgtttcctgatcccacccccatctctccattttgcagatacacacacacacattcacacacacacacacacacacacacacacacacacacacacactgtctactgtccactgtgtgtgtgtgtgtgtgtgcttgtgcatgtgtgtatgtgtgtgtgtgtgtaagagagagagagtgtgtgtgtgtgtgtgtgtgtgtgtgtgtgtgtgtgtgtgtgtgtgtgtgtgtgtgtgtgtgtgtgtgtgtgtgtttgtgtgtgtgtgtgtgtgtgtgtgtgtgtgtgtgtgcatacctgtatgtgtgtgtttgatgtgtatgTAGCTTGTAAAGTGATCAGTAAAGAGGAAACACATCGAAACACACCGAACTCTCCTCATCTCACTCAGTGGTctctggtgcatgtgtgtatcctcTGTAGTCTCTCTTGGTGGCCTGGTGTGTCTTCGGGtatgtgttactgtatgtgtgtgtgtgtgtgtgtgtgtgtgtgtgtgtgtgtgtgtgtgtgtgtgtatgtgtgtgtgtgtgtgtccttctctctctcttgatggaGGGAGGGTGGCTATGGCACAAGCAGGTTCAAGTTTGtttccagtcacacacacacacacacacacacacacacacacgcacacacacacacacacacacacacacacacacacacacacacacacacacacacacacacacacacacacacacacttcaggacGTATTAGAGCACTGAGCACCACTCACATGGAGCGGAGTTGAAGCGAAgggaagaaaatgaggaaaagagaagaaagtaAGCGCATGTCTGGTAGCACATTCCACCAAGggaagcgacacacacacacacacacacacacacacacacacacacacacacacagattcagattcagatctgaatctgatcacacacacacacacacacacacatacacacagagataccTCTAGATTAAAGTGATAAAGTGAACTGGTAGTCTTCCACCAGagtgagaaaagtttggattgccATAAGCAACAGATACAGGTGGCAGTAAGCAACAGGTACAGGTGGCATTAAAGCTAACTAacacacttttcctctgtcgcgtgcacgctatttgtttatccagcaaataacaatgtccacagacaaggtggattatatgcatgattttatgagagtattgaagcaagtcaaatttgtagtttttcaCGTCTCGTTCTATccaactacagatccgctacccgatctggtaaacgtaCATAggtaatttatttatatagcgcatttgacgtgcactgagtgcaacccaaagcgctttacaaaagacagacagtgccgaacggagtggcgtagtgcAGTTATAGGCGACAGAGGGGtacgaagcgaatgcagaagtgccattcacctTGTTACGGGTGTTTTTAAGGTGCAAAAAACtcttcagtgttgctttaagcagCAGGTAAGGGTTGCAGTGCCAGAGTGCGCTTATTGAAGGAGTGCAGCGGTCCTAAGGTAGCATATGAGGACAttccatacacacaaatacacacacacacacacacacacacacacacacacacacgcacacacacacacacacacccatactgtacacacacagtaaactgCTAAACCGCATTACTATAGAGTCATCTGGGCGTTGCTGTATTGCCTGGGGATGCAgcggtcagacacacacacacacacacacacacacagcccttacCTGGCGTCTGTGTAGTGTGTCTGCTACTGGACTGCATGGGGATGcagaggtcagacacacacacttccacccacacccacacccatccacacacacacatccacacacacacaccctcacctggCGTCTGCGTGGCGTGTCCGCTGCTGTACTGCATGGGAatgcagaggacacacacacacacacacacacacacacacacacacacacacacacacacacacacaaccacacccacacccacacccacacccacacccacacacccacacccacacccacacccacacccacacccacacaccctcacctgGCGTTTGcgtggtggacacacacacacatccacacccacacccacacacacacacagacacacacacacacacacacacacacccaccctcaccTGGCGTCTGCGTGGCGTGTCCGCTGCTGTACTGCATGGGAatgcagaggacacacacacacacacacgcacacgcacacgcacacccacacccacacccacaccctcacccacacccacacccacacccacacccacacacacacacacacacacacacaccctcacctggCGTCTGCGTGGCGTGTCCGCTGCTGTACTGCATGGGAatgcagaggacacacacacacacacacacacacacacacacccacccacccacacccacacccacacacagacacaaacacagacacagacacagacacagacacagacacagacacagacacacacacacacacacacacacacacacacacacacaccgcacccacacacacacacacacacacacacacacacactcacaccctcaccTGGCGTCTGCGTGGCGTGTCCGCTGCTGTACTGCATGGGGATGCACAGGTCGTTGTCGATGGGGAACTTGCTGCACTGCAGCATGGGTGGCCAGGGGAAGCCGTAGGCCTCCATGACGGGCGCGCACGAGTCCCTGACCGCCTCGCACAGCGACCGGCACGGGTACACGGGCCGGTCCAGGCACACGGGCGCGAACAGCGAGCACAGGAACACCTGCGTGTCGGCGTGGCAACGCTTGGCCAGTAAAGGGACCCAGCTGCCCGCTTGCTGGCGGACCTCGGCCAGAGCCTCGTGCTCCAGGAGGTTGGGCAGCCGCATGCGCTTGTAGCCCACGCCGTAGCACAGCCGGAGGTCAGCCGGGATGTCCACGCACTGCGGCTGCTTGGAGTAGAAGCGTCCGGTCTGCAGAGGGTCCAGGGGCCAGCTGTAGTAGTCGTACTCCTCGGCAGCAGACGCGTAAGCGGTCGTTATTCCGCCGCCGGACacgaggagcagcaggaggagcgcacacacacacacgctccgcacgcacgcgcacacaaacacacacgcgcaaggGCGCGCACGAGAGCTCGCACCGGCAGGCCGTCGCGAGGTGGCCATTCTTGGACTGAAGTGTCCTCCTGAGTCAAACGCTGTCAAGCTGAGTGCTCACgaacactcaatcacacacacacacacatacacacacacacacacacactgacacaaagctcGTGTCAGAATCtgacgaagaggaggaagaaaagtaATCCTTTCTGTGCCTTTGGATGAGCAGcagacacacgtgtgtgtgtgtgtatgtgtgtgtatatatgtgtgtgtgtgtgtgcgtgtgcgtgttctgTTTCCTTTTCTTGTTGGCTTCTGTATccgtcttttcttctcttctctctctcactctctttctctctctctccctacctctctctgtgagtgtgagtgtgagtgtgcctgtgcctgcctGCTCTAATACCCAGTTCCCtcttttggagtgtgtgtgagtgtgtgtatgtgtgtgtgtggccctctgGACTCAAACCCTCCGACAGAAAGCCACACCCacagtggtgtgggtgtggcCGCCCTCCTGTCACAACCAATCACAGTACAGTGGGAGTGGTCCTGGGCTCCCCTAACAGGGAGAgggctcagagtgtgtgtgtgtgtgtgtgtgtgtgtgtgtagatctcttgcattcttcttcactctctcactctaagagtctttctctcctcacatactctcactcgtgtgtgtgtgtgtgtgtgtgtgtgtgtgtgtgtgtgtgtgtgtgtgtgtgttctcaaacAACTTTATCTATGTTAGCTGAGTCTGCTGTGCATTAATGAATCAATGTCTTGTTTCCCAATCTgttgtgtgagtaagagagtgtgtttgtgtgagtgtgtgtgtgtgtgtgtatgtgtgtgtgagtgtgtgtgtgtgtgtgtgtgtgtgtgtgtgtgtgtgcgtgtgtgtgtgtgtgtgtgtgtgtgtgtgtgtgtgtgtgtgtgtgtgtgtgtgtgtgtgtgacctgtgaatttgtgtatttgtgtgaatgaatgagtagGCAGAGGGAGAGTAAAGAAGTGCTTgtcatgcatatgtgtgcatgtgtgtgtgtgtgtgtgtgtgtgtgtgtgtgtgtgtgtttgcctttgtgtgtttgtgctatgGTCTAAATGACGGTAATTGATTCTGAAAGACTTTGCATTTCTGAATAGCGAGAACTACTTTGATGTAtaagtgtgtggatgtggatgtgcttgtgtgtgtgtgtgtgtgtgtgtgtgtggcagaactTCTCTTGATGTCATGATTcatttgtttccttgtgtatGATTCTCCATGATGTGCATCCAGAGGGATGTAttacagaaacgcacacacacacacacacacacacacacacacacacacacacacacacacacacacacacacacacacacacacacacacacacacacacacacacaacacacacacacacacacacacacacacacacacacacacacacacacacaatagatttAGTTTTGATTGAATGTTTGTTCTGCTAGCTTGTGAGCAGACGACCAAACTCCATgatggtcacacacactcttacacacactctctgacacacaataatgctgtcaaacacacacactctctctctctttcagacacactcTATGATgtatatctctcacacacactctctctcacacacacaccatacactatTCACCAAGTGTACAGTAAGAAGGACACCACAGGCATCCCCAGATACATGTCTCTCTGTccaatgatagtgtgtgtgtcagtgtgtgtgtgtgtgtgtgtgtgtgtgtgtgtgtgtgtgtgtgtgtgtgtgtgtgtgtgtgtgtgtgtcagtgtatgtcgGGGGGGCATTGGGGAGCCATTGGATGGGGCCTCTTCTCTTGTAGTCCAATCAGACATgagcgtgtaagtgtgtgtgtgtgtgtgtgtgtgtgtgtgtgaagcttttGAGTGGATCACAGTCATGGCTAAATATcaagagacagacaagagaaTAAACTCCCTCTGAGGGagaagggtctgtgtgtgtgtgtgtgtgtgtgtgtgtgtgtgtgtgtgtgtgtgtgtgtgtgtgtgtgtgtgtgtgtgtgtgtgtgtgtgtgtgtgtgtgtcatttgctgctgctgctactgctataGGCAGAGTTGCTGGGTTACAATGTCAGCATTTTACGCATGGTGCTAAAATTCacacagagtatgtgtgtgtgtgtgtgtgtgtgtgtgtgtcagtatttaTGTGCCTTTACACAAACTGTTTGCcaaatatttcacacacactctcagagtaTACAGAGAGAATATTATGCCAACGTCTTATctctgtgtagatgtgtgtgcgtgagtctgtgtgtgtgtttgtgtgtgtgtaccatcacaGTACATGGCCACTCCTTTTCTGATCATGTTCAAATCATGTTTCTTTCAAACAGTTGCGGTTAAGTTTTGGCAATGTCGCAGAAAATGTGCTGGTATTTCATTTGCAATTTGCAAATTAGGTTTGTCACCAGAAGGTCACTGGAAGTTTGCCATTATTAGCTAGGTGTGGTTGCAAGTCGCTGGTGAACAGATTTGTCACTATTGGCAAACTTCTCATCGGTCCCAGGACTTTGCTGGAAGTTTGCCTCTAGTGGCCAACATTGGTAGTGAACTCAATCTAACTCATTTACAGTAAATCTGCTGCAAACATTTAATTTGTGTAAGGGTTACCACTTCAATTGATTAGCTTCAACGGCTGCAATAGCTAATCCTAGTCGTTCATTGTGGTACACCGTTACCTAAAGTacaataatataaaataatgcAAGAAGGCTATACAGACTAGCGCATAATAATTCATTCATAATTCATGTCAGGTTACTCACCCAATACATTATAGAAGTCCATCTAAATAAATAACGTGAAAGTTATGGGAAAAAAAGGCTAAAAGAATACTTAAGATATCATTCAAAACAATCAGagaatgaacacacctggctcaGAGAATGACTTTGGAGTGCAAAATGACTTCTAGAACATTGTGTCAACTTcctttaaataggctaccaGTTTATGATTGGTTACATTACTGTAAGAGGGATCACACGGTGAGTTGTAGATGAGactgagttgttgttgttgtgagtgCGAGTTTGTAGTTCTGAGaccatcttctctctctatctctctctcgctctctctctctctctctctctctcacacacacacacacactccctctccctctccttctttctctccttctctctgtccctctctctccctctctctcactttttctctctctctctctctcacacacacacacacacacacacacacacacacaca is a window from the Sardina pilchardus chromosome 18, fSarPil1.1, whole genome shotgun sequence genome containing:
- the sfrp5 gene encoding secreted frizzled-related protein 5 — protein: MATSRRPAGASSRARPCACVFVCACVRSVCVCALLLLLLVSGGGITTAYASAAEEYDYYSWPLDPLQTGRFYSKQPQCVDIPADLRLCYGVGYKRMRLPNLLEHEALAEVRQQAGSWVPLLAKRCHADTQVFLCSLFAPVCLDRPVYPCRSLCEAVRDSCAPVMEAYGFPWPPMLQCSKFPIDNDLCIPMQYSSGHATQTPVSKVCPPCDNELKADTILEHFCASDFVLKLKLKEVRRDRGDRKLIVAQKKKKVLKMGVLRKKELKKLVLYVKNGANCPCPQLDSLSSAYLVMGRRLEQQLLVMAIHKWDKKNKELKFALKYIKSHQCPSYHTVFQ